Proteins found in one Lycium ferocissimum isolate CSIRO_LF1 chromosome 6, AGI_CSIRO_Lferr_CH_V1, whole genome shotgun sequence genomic segment:
- the LOC132061225 gene encoding uncharacterized protein LOC132061225, whose translation MCGSHFCNRAFAGLREKYGINHSLEKPNHPQISRQFEVSNWEIKSILAKTVNANRTDWARKLDDALWAYQTAFKTPIRTSPFKLIFGKICHLLVKLEHRAMWALKKLNMNWEEATKFNLFRLRRKFGWI comes from the coding sequence ATGTGTGGTTCTCACTTCTGCAATAGAGCCTTCGCGGGATTGAGGGAGAAGTATGGCATCAACCATAGTTTGGAAAAACCTAATCACCCTCAGATAAGTAGGCAATTTGAAGTCTCCAATTGGGAGATCAAGAGTATTTTAGCTAAAACGGTGAATGCAAACAGAACTGATTGGGCTcgcaagctcgatgatgctctatgggcttaCCAGACTGCGTTCAAGACTCCAATTAGGACTTCGCCTTTCAAGCTCATTTTCGGTAAAATATGTCACCTGCTAGTTAAACTTGAACATAGGGCCATGTGggccttgaagaaattgaacatgAATTGGGAAGAAGCAACCAAATTCAATTTGTTTCGACTACGACGAAAATTTGGATGGATTTAA